CTTCTTTCTGCCTCCCAATTCTTAGTCTTTTCCAGAAGCAATTCCACCAATGCTGCAGTTTACGCCATTTTCAAGAGGAGAGAGATAGTGAAGTCATTTTAAAATCCTAGTTATATGTTCAAATTTCTAGAAGCTCACATCTCTTTGGCCTGGAAAGATATTGTACTGAAAGATGGTCTGGACAATTTAAGACAACCCATCTTTAAAGCCTTCCTTGCAGTTCATGGAAATTATTGCTGATATTACCTGGAATTTTGTTGACTGCTATTCTTGCTCGTTCTGCACGCCTGAGATTCTTGTGAGCGCCTCTGCTGACTGAGTATCGACTTTGATCCTGAAAGCTCATATTTATAGtcaatatttatgtttaagaTTGCATCAAGTAATTCTCTTTTCTAGCTTAGAGGAAAGTTACCAACCATACTATATTCTTCCAACCAGCGCTCTTCATCACATGCTAACATCCATTTCTCAACTTTCTCCATTATAGTCTTCCGGCTATatgcttcttcttttgctCTGAATATCTGTTCATCCATGCTTGCGAGGAGATTAGCATGGTCAATTTCCCCTTTTGCAGTACACAGAAGTCAGTTTCAGGATTACTATAGATTATTCTGATTGAGCGATGAAAATTACTATACATTGATGCCATTACACACTGTACCAGaattaataagatttattattttttccatttccgATCTTGAAGGTATCTCCATGTGcgatttgttacatatatcTTCCAGATCCTTCTGTTTCTTGATAAACAGCTCTTTCATCTTGCTTGCTTTTAGTTGATCAAGCCGTCTGACTTCAGCCTCAGccttgaaatattttatctcaCGTAATTAGCACctaattcattaaattttttatttacctACACCACACGTTGGTAATACCTGCTCGATTATATCTACCGCAAGGCTCCCAGGTTCAGATATTTCAGTTGACGAGACTGATAATAGACGAATTACATGGGAAAACAATCGGCGATCACCATAAGGTGAATCCATAAGATCCCACAAGTTTGTCAATGCTTTCCCAAGATTGTGAAGCTGCAGAAAACATTGCAGCAATTTATTGAATAGTGTCTTCTTTTACAGTATTGGGGCAGTTGGCATTTGAAGATTGAAACCATTAGTTTAGATGTAGGTAAACGATGACTGCTGGTTTCACTTAGTTTTTGATGactttgtgtttttttatacTACAGTAACATTTGTGTTTAAGTTTGTGATAATTTTGTGCTTTTCATACTCGCATACAATTATGGTAGTGATCAGATTTAGCTCTAGCAGTTgaactttttctatttttggaTGTAGCATAAATATGTCGTTTGGTAAGTACAAGTTTTTATCACCTTTTCAAGTCGTTGCTGTTTTTCGTCCTTAAGAGACTCCACAGTGCATTTAAGCTTTTCTAAAATGGAGTCGCTAATGTTCTTTGATCTTCCAAACGGGTCGTCCAGGCTTGGGTGAATCTTGGTGATAATCGTGGAAGCATCCATCCCCAGTGTTGCAGACAATTTGTGGACTGTGTCTATGTATTTCCCCACTCTCTGAAGCCTTTCATTctatcaaaaagaaaatcgaGAAGAATGGGTATGCAAACAAACTTAGAAGTTGAAAACATCCTGTGTTGTGTGTGTCATGTCATGTATGCGTGTTTccatttatagaaaaatcttAACTATATGTGGCTCAAATAAGCACCTTTTCACTGTGAAGTCTCTGTAACTCATTCTGATATTCCTCAAGTTTATTCAGGGAAAGATCATTCTCATTCACAATGACAACAGGCGAGGAATCATCACACTCTGACTGGCCCCCTATTTCTGCAGAGATTTTGAGGATTTGTCCTTGTACGGACCTGAACTGTTTCACCCTCTCCTCTTTTCTCAGCCGCATCTCCCTCAGAGCTGGAGTTATTGAATCAAGCTGCTCTTTCAAAGTTCCCGTCATCTTTTCTGGCTGATCAGACACGTCCAATCAACACATACAATTGGGTGAGAACTTGAGACACGTCaaattacatataaaaatgattgatGTTATGATATTATTGTGATAGTTTAACAATTTAAGCAATGATTTGAACTGATGGAAGAGGTTTGGTTTGGAGAATAATCATCATTGCATACCCGTCCAGGAAGAGAACGTTCTCCAAGGGACAGCAGAAGATGGGTAAACTCAGCCTCAGCTTCTGCAAGTTCCTGATGAAGTCGAGCTCTAGACACATTTGCACCATCAACTTTTTTCCGGTAAACTTCTAAACACTCTTGTTCCAATTCCAGAAGAACCTTCTCTCTGTCAAATTGATCTTCTCCCACTTCGTCCCAAATCATCTGTTATCATTAGTTTACTTTAGTTAATACAACTAATAAATAGATAGTGTAAGAACAAACAAAGTCCATATCCATGCCTGCAACTCCTGAAGTAGATATCCACATGAAGTTTCAAGCATAGTTGAACTTCGCATTCCAATTGGAGTTTGGAATGAAGACATCCTTTCTTGGAAAATTTGGATGGAGTATTTTCCCAAACCTCAAGCCTTCAAAGTTTGTGTTAATCAACTGAAAAGTTGGttggagaaagagagagagaagggaaaGATAGAGAGGTGGGTTTTAGTTTTTGCTTAAACGACAAGCGTAGGGTGTATGTGACAGAGGGTGGGTATAGTGCGTTTCGTGTATGCTTTAGTTCAAAGGATCACCATTTATCTCTTCACCTTtatcctttcctttccttttcccttCTCCCTCCTCTATCATTTCGTCTTCCATTTTATTAACCATTAAGACAGCGAGTCCCCGTCTTCCTCCATTAATAAGATGACCTCTCTTATTCTCAACTCCTACATCTCTTTTTACACTCTCCTCCTCCTACAACAGCCTATCCCCCCAccccaaataataatacaacaaCAAATACAAGTGTAAAGAGAGCTAATATTTTTCAGAACTTGATTCTCAAGCAACCCTCCTTTTGGTTATGTATACAATATTAGCCTTCAATGAACGAAATAACagctttgttttgtttttcttcttcttttgatctCCATTCGTGTCCGGGCCACAATTCATCAAATCTTACAAACACAGACCCTaactcataaaatattaaaattttagataagTGCCACTCACCATTTTAGATTGAGCGAAGAACTTTTAGACTTTCATCAAGGTCATACCCTTTTATTTACTATTAGGTCAATCCGTTATGGTTTATAACTTTGATCCTATTTGGTAACTATCTTGTGtttgacttttgtttttgaaaattaagtctacAAACACTACTTTCACCtccaaatttatttgaaaactaaaacgatgtttttagaatttaattaagcATTCAAACACAACACTTGTATGCAAATCAATGTAAAAACTAGAAATGagataaacttaattttgattaaaaaaaagaagaaagaaatgattACCCTAGGAAGGACgtttgtttctatatttttcttttgaa
This DNA window, taken from Cucumis sativus cultivar 9930 chromosome 6, Cucumber_9930_V3, whole genome shotgun sequence, encodes the following:
- the LOC101207179 gene encoding 65-kDa microtubule-associated protein 8 isoform X2; protein product: MSSFQTPIGMRSSTMLETSCGYLLQELQMIWDEVGEDQFDREKVLLELEQECLEVYRKKVDGANVSRARLHQELAEAEAEFTHLLLSLGERSLPGRPEKMTGTLKEQLDSITPALREMRLRKEERVKQFRSVQGQILKISAEIGGQSECDDSSPVVIVNENDLSLNKLEEYQNELQRLHSEKNERLQRVGKYIDTVHKLSATLGMDASTIITKIHPSLDDPFGRSKNISDSILEKLKCTVESLKDEKQQRLEKLHNLGKALTNLWDLMDSPYGDRRLFSHVIRLLSVSSTEISEPGSLAVDIIEQAEAEVRRLDQLKASKMKELFIKKQKDLEDICNKSHMEIPSRSEMEKIINLINSGEIDHANLLASMDEQIFRAKEEAYSRKTIMEKVEKWMLACDEERWLEEYSMDQSRYSVSRGAHKNLRRAERARIAVNKIPALVELLLEKTKNWEAERSKVFLYDEVPLLAMLEEYNAMRQEKEEEKRRLREKKKVQTQVIIQPDNFYGPRPSTSSRRLSNASINGGYSNAIASNRRISLGIQQLESNIINSATQGISIMKEGRKSPGQTIALRHNLVSHVRDETASVVSTFSGPISP
- the LOC101207179 gene encoding 65-kDa microtubule-associated protein 8 isoform X1, giving the protein MSSFQTPIGMRSSTMLETSCGYLLQELQMIWDEVGEDQFDREKVLLELEQECLEVYRKKVDGANVSRARLHQELAEAEAEFTHLLLSLGERSLPGRPEKMTGTLKEQLDSITPALREMRLRKEERVKQFRSVQGQILKISAEIGGQSECDDSSPVVIVNENDLSLNKLEEYQNELQRLHSEKNERLQRVGKYIDTVHKLSATLGMDASTIITKIHPSLDDPFGRSKNISDSILEKLKCTVESLKDEKQQRLEKLHNLGKALTNLWDLMDSPYGDRRLFSHVIRLLSVSSTEISEPGSLAVDIIEQAEAEVRRLDQLKASKMKELFIKKQKDLEDICNKSHMEIPSRSEMEKIINLINSGEIDHANLLASMDEQIFRAKEEAYSRKTIMEKVEKWMLACDEERWLEEYSMDQSRYSVSRGAHKNLRRAERARIAVNKIPALVELLLEKTKNWEAERSKVFLYDEVPLLAMLEEYNAMRQEKEEEKRRLRQEKKKVQTQVIIQPDNFYGPRPSTSSRRLSNASINGGYSNAIASNRRISLGIQQLESNIINSATQGISIMKEGRKSPGQTIALRHNLVSHVRDETASVVSTFSGPISP